From one Octopus sinensis unplaced genomic scaffold, ASM634580v1 Contig15977, whole genome shotgun sequence genomic stretch:
- the LOC115230633 gene encoding protocadherin beta-15-like: MKCESLSVDCFFNDGNVPLYEKLWDGHGLILQTTFFLDTVLISSSEMLLFLCVLLTFFHCYLSEDITYHVEEENSPYTYVGDIATDLQKSDSSFLKNKDLITFSQLQQKGEQLFNVTRTGKLYTVETLDAESVCSYEKECFEIVKVAVHKSKTFMKILKIKVIIEDINDHQPEFTQKEITLHFREGDGKGMKKPIPNAIDKDMSPENNLITYELKKDNGHFSLSVSKQTDEISTWRNPPKQSVLNVKISVEDENDNAPQFSQSIYNVSIEHKHKKNIPVVTLLANDLDIGRNGKISYYFARKTTEKVKRHFNLDENTGKLYLATSSEIDKEESFKIYIEARDDGTPPLSSIATVIVNVINQHNNPPNIDVNFISTQNHNTATILEDIKVGSFIAYVMVTDNDVGHNGQVNCHIKDDTFKLQSMGSKEYKIVLKKAVDRETQEHYHFTVSCEDKGLPALKTDKDLSIQVLDVNDVEPHFTKDTFKFLTYENDKANFPIGFINATDPDIGKGGELSYSLRNKQQYRLPFQIINSGFISTNQSLDREHRDFYEFEVFVKDNGSPSLNNTVNVEVEVLDRNDNAPYFTFPSVDPFTLNVHYHPQSKNDITVLKASDIDSHMNAFLRYEIVSGNERQLFKLDSFTGVLSYSRTVYQNDAGSYELEFVVKDSGTPVLSATTSVSLTLTVSNKTSPMFTAVHLPSDNTIDATLLIIIVVAAVIVSIAIVVSITLCIVRCNNVRNSSSERTAEEKQAYQCRNEMRQLIYQGNNSVPVMSGNRGEMSDRYGHSRSHYYPEDWKTATMNRTLQKSTKQKYSQPIEVTSYGDNRPSSHYPTDTLASRKSSGQCWSERSSRQYEEIPAMSGIYGGAPPDVSSTSERDHYQDRYVKPPERQLPSTPDVVAS, translated from the exons TGTGAATCTTTAtctgttgattgtttttttaATGATGGTAATGTACCACTATATGAAAAattatgggatggtcatg gTTTAATTTTACAAACCACCTTTTTCCTGGACACTGTGTTAATATCAAGTTCAGAAATGTTGCTATTTCTCTGTGTTTTACTGACTTTCTTCCACTGTTATCTAAGTGAAGATATCACATACCATGTTGAAGAAGAGAATAGTCCCTACACCTATGTAGGGGACATTGCTACTGACTTACAGAAATCAGACAGCTCCTTCTTAAAGAATAAGGATTTAATTACATTTAGTCAACTGCAACAAAAGGGAGAACAGTTGTTCAATGTGACGAGAACAGGTAAACTGTACACTGTTGAGACATTGGATGCTGAGTCTGTGTGTAGTTATGAGAAAGAATGTTTTGAAATCGTTAAAGTTGCTGTTCACAAATCCAAGACATTTATGAAGATCTTAAAGATTAAAGTCATAATAGAAGACATCAATGACCACCAACCTGAGTTTACTCAGAAAGAAATTACTCTACATTTTAGGGAAGGAGATGGTAAAGGTATGAAGAAACCCATACCTAATGCTATTGACAAAGATATGAGTCCAGAAAACAACTTAATTActtatgaattaaaaaaagataatggacatttttctttatCAGTTTCTAAACAAACTGATGAAATATCAAC ATGGAGGAACCCACCAAAACAATCTGTTTTAAATGTGAAAATATCTGTggaagatgaaaatgataatgcaccACAATTTTCTCAAAGTATCTACAATGTCTCtattgaacataaacataaaaagaatattCCAGTAGTCACATTATTAGCCAATGATTTAGATATTGGCAGGAATGGTAAAATATCATATTACTTTGCCAGGAAAACTACTGAGAAAGTGAAGAGACATTTTAATTTAGATGAAAATACTGGGAAATTATATTTAGCTACATCTTCAGAAATTGATAAAGAAGAgtcttttaaaatatacattgaaGCCAGAGATGATGGCACACCTCCTCTGAGTTCCATAGCAACGGTTATAGTAAATGTCATCAACCAACACAACAATCCCCCAAATATTGATGTGAATTTTATTTCTACACAGAATCACAACACAGCTACCATTCTGGAAGACATCAAAGTTGGTAGTTTCATTGCTTATGTGATGGTCACTGACAACGATGTTGGACACAATGGACAGGTGAACTGTCATATCAAAGACGACACATTCAAACTACAGTCAATGGGATCGAAGGAATATAAAATAGTTCTAAAGAAAGcagtagacagagagacacaggaaCATTATCACTTTACTGTGTCGTGTGAAGATAAAGGATTACCTGCTCTGAAAACTGATAAAGATCTGTCAATCCAAGTGTTGGATGTGAATGATGTAGAACCACACTTTACGAAAGACACATTCAAGTTCCTTACCTATGAGAATGACAAAGCTAATTTCCCTATTGGCTTTATCAATGCTACAGACCCAGATATTGGTAAGGGAGGTGAATTGTCTTATTCTCTGAGAAATAAACAGCAATATCGTCTGCCATTCCAGATTATCAACTCTGGCTTTATTTCAACAAACCAGTCTTTAGACAGAGAACACAGAGATTTCTATGAGTTTGAGGTTTTTGTGAAAGACAATGGAAGCCCATCTCTGAATAACacagtgaatgttgaagtggaagTATTGGATAGAAATGATAATGCTCCATATTTTACATTTCCTAGTGTTGACCCTTTCACTCTTAATGTCCACTATCATCCGCAAAGTAAGAACGACATCACAGTTCTGAAAGCATCTGATATAGACAGTCACATGAATGCTTTTCTCAGGTATGAAATCGTTTCAGGTAACGAGAGACAGTTATTTAAACTGGATTCGTTCACTGGTGTGTTATCTTACTCTCgcacagtttaccaaaatgatgctggatcataTGAGCTTGAGTttgttgtgaaagacagtggtactCCAGTTCTGTCAGCAACAACTAGTGTGTCTTTGACACTGACTGTTAGTAACAAGACGTCACCAATGTTCACAGCTGTGCACCTACCAAGTGATAACACAATAGATGCGACATTGTTGATTATCATTGTAGTAGCAGCTGTGATAGTATCTATAGCTATTGTGGTTTCTATAACCCTGTGTATTGTGAGATGTAACAATGTGAGAAATAGCTCATCTGAAAGAACAGCAGAAGAGAAACAGGCATACCAATGCCGCAATGAGATGAGACAGTTGATCTATCAAGGTAACAACAGTGTACCTGTGATGTCAGGTAATCGAGGAGAGATGTCAGACAGATATGGTCATTCGAGGAGCCATTACTATCCTGAAGACTGGAAGACAGCAACGATGAACAGAACACTTCAGAAGTCTACAAAG CAGAAATACAGTCAACCAATAGAGGTGACATCTTATGGAGACAACAGACCATCTTCTCACTATCCCACTGACACACTGGCCAGTCGTAAGAGCAGTGGACAGTGCTGGAGTGAGCGGTCAAGTAGACAGTATGAAGAAATACCAGCAATGTCAG